The following are from one region of the Paenalkalicoccus suaedae genome:
- a CDS encoding Gfo/Idh/MocA family protein, translated as MTYRVGIIGSGDIARSVHMPAIQKDPRAEITAVCSRTEATAQKAAKEFHVTNVYTDVKKMLHDIELDLVLVATPNKFHAAYVMEALEAGCHVLCEKPPAMDAAEALMMEQLATSKGKHLIYGYHHRYNLETMFLQKAIVSGELGDIYHVNVQAVRRRGIPGWGAFTDKELQGGGPLIDVGVHMLDLAMYLTDFQKPTEVMAMTHQRLGKKPGVGLLGEWDPATFSVEDFVAGSIRFENGMSLTLETAYAANVEQEEELNVKLLGDKGGSQTNPLKLFGEKYGQLLDTTPAFIHKTDARSSYERQMEHVFDVLDGKAKPIVEAWQGTFVQQLVDAFYQSAKEGRAVSLV; from the coding sequence ATGACCTATCGCGTTGGCATTATTGGCTCAGGTGACATTGCTAGATCTGTACATATGCCCGCCATTCAAAAGGACCCACGTGCGGAGATTACAGCCGTTTGCTCACGTACCGAAGCGACGGCCCAAAAAGCAGCGAAAGAATTTCACGTTACGAACGTCTACACGGATGTGAAGAAGATGCTTCACGATATAGAGCTTGACCTCGTGCTGGTCGCAACACCGAACAAATTTCATGCGGCTTATGTGATGGAAGCGCTAGAAGCAGGATGTCACGTCCTGTGCGAGAAACCGCCAGCTATGGATGCTGCGGAGGCGCTTATGATGGAACAGCTTGCAACGTCTAAAGGCAAACATCTCATCTACGGCTATCATCATCGCTATAATCTTGAAACGATGTTTCTCCAAAAAGCGATTGTGTCTGGAGAGCTTGGGGATATTTATCACGTGAACGTACAAGCGGTGCGGAGGCGCGGCATTCCGGGCTGGGGCGCATTCACGGACAAGGAGTTGCAAGGGGGCGGTCCTCTCATTGACGTTGGCGTACATATGCTGGATTTAGCGATGTATTTGACGGACTTCCAGAAGCCAACCGAGGTGATGGCGATGACGCATCAGCGGCTCGGTAAAAAGCCTGGTGTAGGACTGCTTGGAGAGTGGGATCCGGCAACGTTTAGCGTGGAGGATTTTGTGGCGGGCTCGATTCGATTTGAGAATGGGATGTCGCTCACGCTTGAGACGGCTTATGCAGCTAACGTGGAGCAGGAGGAGGAGCTTAACGTCAAGCTACTTGGGGATAAAGGTGGGTCACAGACGAATCCTCTTAAGCTTTTTGGGGAAAAGTATGGGCAACTGTTAGACACGACGCCCGCGTTTATCCACAAGACGGATGCGAGATCAAGCTATGAACGACAAATGGAGCACGTGTTTGATGTATTAGATGGGAAAGCGAAGCCTATTGTAGAGGCGTGGCAGGGGACGTTTGTCCAGCAACTTGTTGATGCATTTTATCAGTCTGCGAAAGAGGGAAGAGCCGTGTCCCTCGTATAG
- a CDS encoding AbgT family transporter: MASKRRGIFQRFLDMVENVGNKLPHPITLFAILALMVVGISWIVSLFNITVDHPGEEGTVVAVESLISFEGIQYMLTSMVDNFIGFAPLGVVLATMLGIGIAERTGLISACLRGFVLSVPKQLITAGLVFAGIMSSVASDAGYVVLPPLGAVIFAALGRHPLAGLAAAFAGVSAGFSANLFLSATDPMLGELTIQAASIISAEYAEGMTIAMNYYFIIVSVFLLTFVGAFVTERVVEPRLGEYKGDYREDLKGLESVEKRGVAWAAASFIVGLGLTALLVLPPGAPMQGTEGATYVDNIIQSPFMSSLVPIITLLFFVPGLIYGIVTKNIKSDKDVANQLSDTMASMGMFIVLAFTAGQFVAYFEWTNMGLVLGVAGAEFLDSINLTGIPLILAFIAVAGFINLFIGSASAKWAMMAPVFVPIMMQLGYSPELTQMAYRIADSTTNIISPLMTYFAIIITFAQKYDKKMGIGTMISVMFPYTIFFTIAWTIMLVVWMLLGLPLGPGSGIEFNM; encoded by the coding sequence ATGGCATCAAAAAGAAGGGGAATATTTCAACGTTTTCTCGATATGGTCGAGAACGTCGGAAATAAACTGCCTCACCCAATAACATTATTTGCTATTCTAGCATTGATGGTTGTTGGTATATCTTGGATTGTTTCGTTATTTAATATTACGGTGGATCACCCTGGGGAAGAGGGGACGGTTGTAGCCGTTGAGAGTCTGATTTCCTTTGAGGGGATTCAATATATGCTCACCAGTATGGTGGATAACTTTATTGGATTCGCGCCACTTGGCGTTGTACTTGCTACGATGCTTGGTATCGGTATTGCAGAGCGTACGGGTCTTATCAGTGCGTGCTTACGTGGCTTTGTTTTATCCGTGCCCAAGCAACTGATCACTGCTGGTCTTGTGTTTGCAGGGATTATGTCGTCTGTAGCGTCAGACGCAGGTTACGTTGTGTTACCTCCGCTTGGAGCGGTTATCTTCGCTGCGCTCGGCCGTCATCCGTTAGCTGGTTTGGCAGCGGCGTTCGCCGGTGTTTCTGCCGGATTTAGCGCGAATTTATTCTTGTCGGCGACGGATCCAATGCTCGGGGAGCTGACGATTCAGGCGGCATCGATCATCAGCGCCGAGTATGCTGAGGGTATGACGATCGCGATGAACTACTACTTCATCATTGTCTCGGTATTCCTACTGACGTTTGTCGGTGCGTTTGTCACAGAGCGTGTCGTTGAGCCACGTCTAGGCGAGTACAAAGGTGACTACCGCGAGGATCTTAAAGGTCTTGAGTCGGTGGAAAAGCGTGGGGTTGCGTGGGCAGCTGCATCGTTCATCGTTGGTTTAGGATTGACTGCACTACTTGTGTTACCACCAGGAGCTCCTATGCAGGGGACAGAAGGCGCCACGTATGTGGATAACATTATTCAGTCGCCGTTTATGAGCTCACTCGTTCCGATTATCACGCTACTATTCTTCGTACCAGGTCTTATTTACGGAATTGTGACGAAGAATATTAAGAGTGACAAGGACGTTGCAAATCAGCTATCTGATACCATGGCTTCGATGGGAATGTTCATCGTATTAGCCTTTACAGCAGGTCAGTTTGTTGCTTACTTTGAGTGGACAAACATGGGACTTGTGCTAGGTGTAGCAGGTGCTGAATTCTTAGATAGTATTAACTTAACTGGTATTCCGCTTATTTTAGCGTTTATCGCAGTGGCTGGTTTTATTAACCTATTTATCGGAAGTGCTTCTGCTAAGTGGGCCATGATGGCACCAGTATTCGTTCCAATTATGATGCAGCTCGGTTACTCGCCTGAACTAACGCAGATGGCGTACCGAATTGCGGATTCAACAACAAATATCATTTCTCCATTAATGACGTACTTTGCGATTATCATTACGTTTGCACAGAAATACGATAAGAAGATGGGTATCGGAACAATGATTTCCGTTATGTTCCCTTACACGATCTTCTTCACAATCGCATGGACGATTATGCTTGTTGTGTGGATGCTTCTTGGTCTTCCGTTAGGACCGGGATCGGGTATTGAATTTAATATGTAA
- the eno gene encoding phosphopyruvate hydratase encodes MTIITDVYARQVLDSRGNPTVEVEVHTESGAFGRAIVPSGASTGEYEAVELRDGGDAWMGKGVTKAVDNVNDVIAPEVVGFDALDQLGIDQLMIELDGTPNKAKLGANAILGVSMATARAAADALGVPLYVYLGGFSAKTLPTPMMNIINGGEHADNNVDIQEFMIMPVGAGTFQEALQMGAEIFHNLKKVLSSKGYNTAVGDEGGFAPDLGSNEEALSTIIEAIEKAGYKPGEEVQLAMDVAASEIYDDGKYNLKGEGVVKTSAEMVDFYEELCNKYPIVSIEDGLDENDWEGFKLLTERLGDRVQLVGDDLFVTNVEKLSQGIEQGIGNSILIKVNQIGTLSETFETIEMAKRAGYTNVISHRSGESEDSTIADIAVATNAGQIKTGAPSRTDRVAKYNQLLRIEDELQYVGKYAGKTAFYNLNK; translated from the coding sequence ATGACAATTATTACAGATGTTTACGCACGTCAAGTATTAGATTCACGAGGAAATCCAACAGTAGAAGTAGAAGTACACACAGAAAGTGGCGCATTTGGACGCGCAATCGTACCAAGTGGAGCATCTACTGGTGAGTACGAAGCAGTAGAACTACGTGACGGCGGCGACGCTTGGATGGGTAAAGGCGTAACAAAAGCTGTTGATAACGTAAACGACGTTATCGCACCTGAAGTTGTTGGCTTTGACGCTTTAGACCAATTAGGAATTGACCAGTTAATGATCGAGCTTGACGGAACTCCAAACAAAGCGAAGCTAGGTGCTAACGCAATCCTTGGTGTTTCTATGGCGACTGCACGCGCAGCTGCTGATGCACTAGGAGTACCACTATACGTGTACCTAGGTGGATTCAGCGCGAAGACTCTTCCAACTCCAATGATGAACATCATCAACGGTGGAGAGCACGCGGACAACAACGTAGACATTCAAGAATTCATGATCATGCCAGTAGGCGCTGGAACGTTCCAAGAAGCGCTACAAATGGGAGCGGAAATCTTCCACAACCTAAAGAAAGTATTAAGCTCAAAGGGTTACAACACTGCAGTAGGTGACGAAGGTGGATTTGCTCCTGACCTAGGATCAAACGAAGAAGCACTTTCTACAATCATCGAAGCAATCGAAAAAGCTGGTTACAAGCCAGGCGAAGAAGTTCAGCTTGCAATGGACGTAGCTGCTTCTGAAATCTATGATGATGGCAAGTACAACCTAAAAGGCGAGGGTGTTGTAAAGACATCTGCTGAAATGGTTGACTTCTACGAAGAGCTTTGCAACAAGTACCCAATCGTATCGATCGAAGACGGCCTTGACGAGAACGACTGGGAAGGCTTCAAGCTTCTAACAGAGCGCCTAGGCGATCGCGTTCAGCTTGTTGGTGACGACCTATTTGTTACTAACGTAGAAAAGCTTTCTCAAGGTATCGAGCAAGGTATCGGTAACTCTATCTTAATCAAAGTAAACCAAATCGGTACGCTTTCTGAAACGTTCGAGACAATCGAAATGGCGAAGCGCGCTGGATATACAAACGTTATCTCTCACCGTTCTGGTGAATCTGAAGATAGCACAATTGCAGACATCGCAGTTGCAACAAACGCTGGTCAAATCAAGACTGGTGCACCATCTCGTACAGACCGCGTAGCGAAGTACAACCAACTTCTACGTATTGAAGACGAGCTACAGTATGTTGGAAAGTATGCTGGTAAGACTGCTTTCTACAACTTAAACAAGTAA
- the gpmI gene encoding 2,3-bisphosphoglycerate-independent phosphoglycerate mutase translates to MSKQPKALIILDGFALREESEGNAVAQAKKPNFDRFWNNYPHATLQASGLEVGLPEGQMGNSEVGHLNIGAGRIVYQSLTRINLAIQDGSFFKNQTFLNAIEHAKTKGTALHLYGLVSDGGIHSHISHLFALLELAKKHEVKDVYVHAFLDGRDVGPTTAQTFISQLEEKMVELGVGEIATLQGRYYAMDRDKRWDRADKSYRAMVYGEGPKATSTKEAIATSYAEGKNDEFVLPTVMTKEDGETPVATIKDEDAVIFFNFRPDRAIQLSQILTTEPFDFIDRGDKFPKHLHYVCMTHYSDSVKGHIAFEQTSMVNVLGEVVSNAGMKQLRIAETEKYPHVTFFFSGGREKEFDGEKRVLIDSPKVATYDLKPEMSAYEVTDALLQEINNDEHDMIILNFANPDMVGHSGMLEPTIKAIEAVDECLGKIVDLIHEKGGNAIITADHGNADVLMQEDGSPMTAHTTNPVPVIVTDESATLREDGVLGDLAPTMLELLGVTQPEEMTGKSLLKK, encoded by the coding sequence ATGAGTAAGCAGCCAAAAGCGCTGATCATTCTCGACGGATTTGCTTTACGCGAAGAGTCAGAAGGAAATGCAGTAGCACAAGCTAAAAAACCTAACTTTGATCGATTCTGGAACAACTATCCGCATGCAACGCTTCAAGCATCTGGACTCGAGGTAGGTCTTCCGGAAGGTCAAATGGGTAACTCTGAGGTTGGACACTTAAACATTGGGGCAGGGCGAATTGTTTACCAAAGTTTAACTCGTATCAATCTTGCGATTCAGGACGGTTCATTCTTTAAGAATCAAACGTTCCTAAACGCGATCGAGCACGCAAAGACGAAGGGTACGGCGCTTCACCTATATGGACTAGTGTCGGACGGTGGGATTCACAGTCACATCAGCCACTTATTTGCACTACTCGAACTTGCTAAAAAGCACGAGGTAAAAGACGTTTATGTGCATGCGTTCTTAGATGGACGTGACGTTGGACCAACAACGGCACAAACGTTTATTTCTCAGCTTGAAGAAAAAATGGTCGAGCTTGGTGTAGGAGAAATTGCTACTTTACAAGGTCGTTACTATGCAATGGATCGCGATAAGCGTTGGGATCGTGCTGATAAGAGCTACCGTGCGATGGTGTACGGTGAAGGCCCTAAAGCAACCTCAACGAAGGAAGCGATCGCTACGTCATATGCAGAAGGTAAAAACGACGAGTTTGTTTTACCAACTGTTATGACGAAGGAAGATGGCGAAACGCCGGTCGCAACGATTAAAGATGAAGATGCAGTTATCTTCTTCAATTTCCGACCAGACCGTGCGATCCAGCTATCGCAGATTTTAACAACGGAACCGTTCGACTTCATTGACCGTGGAGACAAGTTTCCGAAGCATCTGCACTACGTGTGTATGACACATTATAGTGATTCTGTAAAAGGTCATATTGCATTTGAGCAGACAAGCATGGTAAATGTATTAGGAGAGGTTGTTTCAAACGCGGGCATGAAGCAGCTTCGAATTGCAGAAACAGAGAAGTATCCTCACGTAACATTTTTCTTTAGTGGCGGTCGTGAGAAGGAATTTGACGGAGAAAAGCGAGTATTAATCGACTCTCCTAAGGTTGCTACTTACGATTTAAAGCCAGAGATGAGCGCGTATGAAGTAACCGACGCTCTTCTTCAAGAAATCAACAACGATGAGCACGACATGATTATCTTAAACTTCGCTAACCCAGATATGGTTGGACACTCAGGTATGCTTGAGCCAACGATTAAGGCGATTGAAGCAGTGGATGAATGTCTTGGCAAGATCGTGGATCTTATCCACGAGAAGGGCGGAAACGCCATTATTACCGCTGACCACGGTAACGCCGATGTTCTTATGCAAGAGGACGGTAGTCCGATGACGGCCCACACGACAAATCCGGTTCCAGTTATCGTAACGGATGAGTCAGCTACACTTCGTGAAGACGGAGTTTTAGGTGATCTAGCACCAACAATGTTAGAGCTATTAGGTGTCACACAGCCAGAAGAAATGACTGGTAAGTCTTTATTAAAGAAGTAA